The following coding sequences lie in one Arachis ipaensis cultivar K30076 chromosome B05, Araip1.1, whole genome shotgun sequence genomic window:
- the LOC107640815 gene encoding uncharacterized protein LOC107640815: MVKELKRRHRLNMLGLVETKRQLVTKYDVMKIWGNGCAGWEYVGSDGASGGLLLMWDDGFFKMRNCYKGERWLCVEGILLENSINCAVFLIYGAHNRDEKLVVWEELSYMAGLCPGTCCFLGDFNEITQVEERRGSDSLPLSAQDCKNWKNDMGLVDLPITDRKFTWFRGQSCSRIDRALVSLEWLEAFSETRLRGGPRGLSDHCPIIVEEKRLRDGPRPFRSLDSWFTHQGFLRMVKEEWRGLGELQFTDKLKALTVPLRRWHRDNFGDMDNKIMRLEEEIRKIDDMVSNGNYDGTVEARRKALVTCCEKWYVRKELHWKQMSRSRHVRDMDKNTRYFHNLASARRRNNRIDSLLINGRLVRNQARIKIAIREFYKGLYHQERSPMVGFRDGLVKRISEEDALALERPPSPEEVKEAV, from the coding sequence ATGGTAAAAGAACTTAAGAGGAGGCATAGGTTGAATATGTTAGGTTTGGTAGAGACTAAAAGACAGTTAGTGACAAAGTACGATGTTATGAAAATCTGGGGGAATGGTTGTGCAGGGTGGGAGTATGTGGGGTCTGACGGTGCATCTGGCGGGTTGTTGTTAATGTGGGATGATGGGTTCTTTAAAATGAGAAATTGCTATAAAGGTGAGCGATGGTTATGTGTTGAAGGGATCCTGTTGGAGAACTCTATTAACTGTGCTGTCTTCTTGATTTATGGTGCTCATAATAGAGATGAGAAACTTGTTGTGTGGGAGGAGTTGAGTTACATGGCTGGTTTGTGCCCAGGAACCTGTTGTTTCTTAGGAGACTTTAACGAGATTACACAAGTGGAAGAAAGACGAGGCTCAGATAGTTTACCTTTGTCGGCGCAAGACTGTAAAAATTGGAAAAATGACATGGGCTTGGTGGACCTGCCGATTACTGACCGAAAGTTTACATGGTTCAGAGGACAGTCCTGTAGCCGTATTGATAGAGCTTTGGTTAGCTTAGAATGGCTGGAGGCATTCTCAGAGACTCGCTTGAGGGGTGGTCCACGGGGTCTGTCAGATCACTGCCCTATTATAGTGGAAGAAAAGAGGCTAAGAGACGGACCGAGACCGTTCCGAAGTCTAGATTCGTGGTTTACACATCAAGGATTCTTAAGAATGGTCAAGGAGGAATGGAGAGGGTTGGGAGAGCTACAGTTCACCGATAAACTGAAGGCGTTGACGGTTCCTCTGCGAAGATGGCATAGAGACAACTTTGGTGATATGGACAACAAAATTATGAGGTTGGAGGAAGAGATTCGGAAGATTGATGACATGGTTAGTAATGGGAACTATGATGGGACAGTGGAAGCAAGACGGAAGGCGCTAGTTACCTGCTGCGAAAAATGGTATGTGAGGAAAGAGctacattggaagcagatgtcgagGTCGAGGCATGTGAGGGACATGGATAAAAATACGAGATATTTCCACAACTTGGCTTCTGCGAGAAGGAGAAATAATAGGATTGACTCTCTGCTTATTAATGGAAGATTGGTAAGGAATCAAGCGAGGATAAAGATTGCCATTAGGGAGTTTTATAAGGGCTTATATCATCAAGAGAGATCCCCTATGGTGGGTTTTAGAGATGGGCTGGTGAAAAGGATTAGTGAGGAGGATGCTCTTGCTTTAGAGAGGCCACCGTCACCTGAGGAGGTTAAAGAGGCAGTGTAG